One stretch of Pseudomonas fluorescens Q2-87 DNA includes these proteins:
- a CDS encoding ABC transporter permease encodes MILRQTLKALLSHWRQHPVQFFSVLTGLWLATSLLTGVQALNSQARESYARASQLIGGEPQASLSAPGGGIFPQQWFVELRRQGWPVSPVLQARVTLKGHEDQRLQLMGIDPVSLPPGAALAGQAREMSEVVEFFTDPGRTWIAPQTLQALELEEGDRPQTVDGQALPPLRVQQDMAPGVLLMDIGFAQPLLRLPDQLSRLLLPATFRAAVPEAFNGRLQFKRADEENNLSRLTESFHLNLDALGFLSFVVGLFIVHAAIGLALEQRRSLLRTLRACGVSARMLVTSLALELGALALLGGIAGVLSGYWLASLLLPDVAASLRGLYGAEVAGHLNLSPWWWLSGVGLSLLGALLAGADSLLRAARLPLLALANPQAWHQAHARWLRRQGWVATLAALVAASALIWGDSLASGFVLMTALLLGAALALPVLLNLALNLLLRRSRSVLGQWFVADCRQQLPTLSLALMALLLALAANIGAGSMTSGFRQTFSHWLEQRLTAELYINPQTPAQAGELHAWLKQQPAITAVLPNWQVLIPLQGWPTDVYGIIDHPAYRQHWPLLASAGDDPWEQLASADTLMLSEQLARRLKVGIGDPLTIPTPQGPWTPRIVGIYADYGNPKGHVLVNAEHLLAHWPQLTPSRFNLRIEPAAIGPLLAALQDRFSLDDSRIVDQARLKGWSTQVFERTFAATAALNSLTLAVAGVALFISLLTQSQSRLGQLAPLWALGVTRRQLMLLNLGQTWLLALLTLVLALPLGIALAWCLDAVINVQAFGWRLPLQVFPLQLAQLLALAMFATLLASAWPLYALYRTQPADLLRTFAHED; translated from the coding sequence ATGATTCTTCGCCAGACCCTCAAGGCCTTGCTCAGCCATTGGCGCCAACACCCGGTGCAGTTTTTCAGCGTGCTGACCGGCCTCTGGCTCGCCACCAGCCTGCTCACCGGCGTGCAAGCCCTGAACAGTCAGGCCCGGGAAAGCTACGCCCGCGCCAGCCAACTGATCGGCGGCGAACCCCAGGCCAGCCTCAGTGCCCCCGGCGGCGGCATCTTCCCCCAGCAATGGTTCGTCGAGCTGCGGCGCCAGGGCTGGCCGGTGTCGCCGGTGTTGCAGGCGCGGGTGACGCTCAAGGGGCACGAAGATCAACGCCTGCAACTGATGGGCATCGACCCGGTGTCGCTGCCCCCCGGCGCGGCGCTGGCGGGCCAGGCGCGGGAAATGAGCGAGGTGGTGGAATTTTTCACCGACCCAGGGCGTACCTGGATCGCTCCGCAAACGCTGCAAGCACTGGAACTGGAGGAGGGCGACCGGCCCCAGACCGTCGACGGGCAAGCGCTGCCGCCGCTGCGTGTCCAGCAAGACATGGCGCCGGGCGTGTTGCTGATGGACATTGGCTTTGCCCAGCCGCTGCTCAGGCTGCCGGATCAATTGTCGCGGTTGTTGTTGCCCGCCACGTTCCGCGCGGCAGTGCCGGAAGCGTTCAACGGTCGTCTGCAGTTCAAGCGCGCCGACGAAGAGAACAACCTGTCGCGCCTGACCGAGAGTTTTCACCTGAACCTCGACGCCCTGGGTTTCTTATCTTTTGTGGTGGGGTTGTTCATCGTTCACGCGGCTATCGGGTTGGCCCTGGAACAACGTCGCAGCCTGTTGCGAACCTTGCGCGCCTGCGGCGTCAGTGCGCGGATGCTGGTCACCAGCCTCGCCCTTGAGCTCGGGGCGCTGGCTTTGCTGGGCGGGATCGCCGGGGTGCTCAGCGGCTATTGGCTGGCGAGCCTGCTGCTGCCCGATGTCGCAGCGAGCCTGCGGGGGTTGTACGGCGCCGAAGTCGCCGGGCATCTGAATCTCAGCCCTTGGTGGTGGCTCAGTGGCGTGGGCCTGAGCTTGCTGGGCGCGCTGCTGGCCGGGGCTGACAGTTTGCTGCGCGCCGCGCGCCTGCCGTTGTTGGCCCTTGCCAATCCCCAGGCCTGGCATCAGGCCCACGCGCGCTGGCTGCGTCGCCAGGGCTGGGTGGCGACATTGGCGGCGCTGGTTGCCGCGTCGGCCTTGATTTGGGGCGACAGCCTGGCCAGCGGTTTTGTCTTGATGACGGCGTTGTTGCTGGGCGCGGCGCTGGCCTTGCCGGTGTTGCTCAACCTCGCGCTGAACCTGTTGTTGCGGCGCAGCCGCTCGGTGCTCGGGCAATGGTTTGTCGCCGATTGCCGCCAGCAACTGCCGACGCTGAGCCTGGCACTGATGGCTTTGCTCCTGGCGCTGGCGGCGAATATCGGTGCGGGCAGCATGACCTCGGGGTTCCGCCAGACGTTCAGCCATTGGCTCGAACAACGGTTGACCGCCGAGCTGTACATCAACCCGCAAACCCCGGCCCAGGCGGGCGAGTTGCACGCCTGGCTCAAGCAGCAGCCGGCGATCACGGCGGTGCTGCCCAACTGGCAAGTCCTGATTCCCCTGCAAGGCTGGCCGACGGATGTCTACGGAATCATCGACCACCCTGCTTATCGCCAGCATTGGCCGTTGCTGGCGTCGGCCGGTGATGATCCCTGGGAACAACTGGCCAGCGCCGACACGCTCATGCTCAGTGAACAACTGGCCCGGCGCTTGAAGGTGGGCATTGGCGATCCATTGACCATTCCCACACCCCAAGGGCCGTGGACGCCGCGCATCGTCGGGATCTACGCTGACTACGGCAATCCGAAGGGGCATGTGCTGGTCAATGCCGAGCATTTGCTGGCGCACTGGCCGCAACTGACGCCCAGTCGCTTCAACCTGCGCATCGAGCCTGCCGCGATCGGGCCGCTGCTGGCCGCGCTGCAAGACCGGTTCAGCCTGGATGACAGCCGCATCGTCGATCAGGCGCGGCTCAAGGGTTGGTCGACCCAAGTGTTCGAACGTACCTTTGCCGCCACCGCTGCGCTCAACAGCCTGACCCTGGCGGTGGCCGGAGTGGCGTTGTTCATCAGCCTGCTGACCCAGAGCCAGAGTCGCCTCGGCCAACTGGCACCGCTGTGGGCGCTGGGTGTGACGCGGCGCCAATTGATGTTGCTCAACCTCGGCCAGACTTGGCTCCTGGCGCTGCTGACATTGGTGTTGGCCTTGCCCTTGGGGATTGCCCTGGCCTGGTGCCTGGACGCGGTGATCAACGTTCAGGCTTTTGGCTGGCGCCTGCCGCTGCAAGTTTTTCCATTGCAATTGGCGCAATTGCTCGCCCTGGCGATGTTCGCCACGCTACTGGCATCGGCCTGGCCGCTGTATGCGTTGTACCGCACGCAGCCGGCGGATTTGCTGAGGACCTTTGCCCATGAAGATTAG
- a CDS encoding ABC transporter ATP-binding protein, whose translation MLEVREVFKSYATPQGPLPVLQGIDLTLSPGSSLALMGESGSGKSTLLHLVAGLDKVDRGSIRSGEYRLEGMSESQLANWRRTEIGLVFQQFNLISSLPVEDNLAFQARLCGRYDAAWQAHLVQRLGLADLLRRYPEQLSGGQQQRVALGRALASRPPLLLADEPTGSLDEATSDEVLQLLLELLDGSSTSLLMVTHSPRVAARLAHRVELHRGRLAQVALG comes from the coding sequence ATGCTTGAAGTGCGCGAGGTTTTCAAAAGCTATGCCACACCCCAAGGCCCGTTGCCGGTGTTGCAAGGCATCGACCTGACGCTGTCGCCGGGCAGCAGCCTGGCGCTGATGGGGGAGTCAGGCAGTGGCAAAAGTACGTTGCTGCATTTGGTCGCCGGGCTGGACAAGGTCGATCGCGGCAGCATTCGCAGTGGCGAGTATCGGCTCGAGGGAATGAGCGAGAGCCAACTGGCGAACTGGCGGCGCACGGAAATCGGCTTGGTGTTCCAGCAGTTCAACCTCATCAGCAGCTTGCCGGTGGAGGACAACCTGGCGTTCCAGGCGCGCCTGTGTGGCCGCTATGACGCTGCCTGGCAGGCTCATCTGGTGCAGCGGCTGGGGCTTGCGGACTTGTTGCGGCGTTACCCCGAGCAGCTTTCCGGCGGGCAGCAGCAAAGGGTCGCGTTGGGGCGGGCGCTGGCTTCGCGGCCGCCGTTGTTGCTGGCCGACGAACCCACCGGTAGCCTCGACGAAGCCACCAGCGATGAAGTATTGCAGCTGTTGCTGGAGTTGCTGGACGGCAGCTCCACCAGCCTGCTGATGGTCACGCACAGTCCGCGGGTGGCCGCTCGCCTGGCCCATCGCGTGGAATTGCATCGCGGACGGCTGGCGCAGGTGGCCCTGGGGTGA
- a CDS encoding sugar transferase yields MTRHEQDIPISAFGRDKRIDPDHRRRLDAAIHRQGRGWLTGRDGGRPWTVSRTNRVVACLGALAILLMLCPLLLGLALLIKFSSPGPVLFVQKRTGYRGRVFGMYKFRTMVADAEALKESLRHLNKHGVDAIDFKIDNDPRITPIGRFLRRSSLDELPNLINVVTGDMRLVGPRPTSFNAYRYKDNHLVRLSIYPGMTGLWQISGRSNIDFDQRVELDLSYIAEQSLLLDLKILMITPFKVFSGHGAS; encoded by the coding sequence ATGACCCGACATGAGCAAGACATACCCATCAGCGCCTTCGGACGCGACAAACGAATCGACCCCGATCACCGTCGACGTCTGGACGCCGCCATTCACCGCCAAGGCCGAGGCTGGCTGACCGGTCGTGACGGCGGCCGGCCCTGGACCGTGTCGCGCACCAACCGGGTGGTGGCCTGCCTTGGCGCCCTGGCGATCCTGCTGATGCTGTGCCCGCTGCTGCTGGGCCTGGCCCTGCTGATCAAATTTTCCAGCCCGGGCCCGGTCCTGTTCGTGCAGAAGCGCACCGGTTATCGCGGCCGGGTCTTCGGCATGTACAAGTTCCGCACCATGGTGGCGGACGCCGAGGCCCTCAAGGAGTCGCTGCGCCACCTCAACAAACACGGTGTCGATGCCATCGACTTCAAGATCGACAACGACCCACGCATCACCCCCATCGGCCGGTTCCTGCGCCGCAGCAGCCTCGACGAACTGCCGAACCTGATCAACGTCGTGACGGGCGACATGCGCCTGGTGGGCCCGCGGCCGACCTCGTTCAACGCCTATCGCTACAAGGACAACCATCTTGTGCGCCTGAGCATCTACCCCGGCATGACCGGCCTTTGGCAGATCTCCGGGCGCAGCAATATCGACTTCGACCAGCGCGTGGAATTGGACCTCAGCTACATCGCGGAACAGAGCCTGTTGTTGGATTTGAAGATCCTGATGATTACCCCATTCAAAGTTTTCAGCGGCCACGGAGCGAGTTAA
- a CDS encoding lipocalin-like domain-containing protein: MKIRVALMLLALLSGCDDAQPPQKGFAGLGDQAVAFTPVVPGRVFSFPADHGIHDGFRIEWWYVTANLKDAQGHDFGVQWTLFRSALNAGPQANGWRNQTIWLGHAAVTSATVHHAAERYARGGVGQAGVQATPFDAWVDDWRFSSVASAADPLADMRLQAHDSRFSYALRLTSTRPLVLQGDKGFSQKSEQGQASYYYSQPFFQASGELEIDGQRYQVSGPAWLDREWSSQPLTANQTGWDWFSLHLGSGEHVMLYRMRHKNGAPYLTGTWIDTRGQAQTLQAGEIDLEPLDTGKVAGRSMPMRWAIRIPGKQLDITTDALNANAWMNLRIPYWEGPVQLHGSHDGTGYLEMTGY, encoded by the coding sequence ATGAAGATTAGAGTCGCTCTGATGCTGCTGGCGCTGCTCAGTGGTTGTGACGATGCGCAGCCGCCGCAGAAAGGCTTTGCCGGCCTCGGCGATCAGGCGGTCGCGTTCACCCCGGTGGTGCCGGGACGGGTGTTCAGTTTTCCGGCCGACCATGGCATCCACGATGGCTTTCGCATCGAGTGGTGGTACGTCACCGCCAATCTCAAGGATGCCCAAGGTCATGATTTCGGCGTGCAATGGACACTGTTTCGCAGCGCCTTGAACGCTGGCCCTCAAGCCAATGGCTGGCGCAACCAGACCATCTGGCTTGGCCACGCCGCCGTCACGTCCGCCACCGTGCACCATGCCGCCGAACGTTATGCGCGAGGCGGCGTAGGGCAGGCCGGCGTGCAGGCGACGCCTTTCGATGCCTGGGTCGACGACTGGCGCTTCAGCAGCGTGGCTTCGGCGGCCGACCCTCTGGCGGACATGCGATTGCAAGCCCATGACTCGCGCTTCAGCTATGCCTTGCGACTCACCTCGACCCGTCCGCTGGTGTTGCAGGGTGACAAGGGGTTCAGCCAGAAATCCGAACAAGGCCAGGCGTCGTACTATTACAGCCAGCCGTTTTTCCAGGCCAGCGGCGAACTGGAAATCGACGGCCAGCGCTATCAGGTCAGCGGCCCGGCCTGGCTGGACCGCGAGTGGAGCAGCCAGCCGCTGACCGCCAACCAGACCGGGTGGGACTGGTTCTCCCTGCACCTGGGCAGCGGTGAGCATGTGATGCTGTATCGCATGCGCCACAAAAACGGCGCGCCTTACCTGACGGGCACCTGGATCGATACCCGGGGCCAGGCGCAAACCCTGCAGGCCGGGGAAATCGACCTGGAGCCGCTGGACACTGGCAAGGTCGCCGGCCGCTCGATGCCGATGCGCTGGGCGATCAGGATTCCCGGCAAGCAGCTCGATATCACCACCGATGCCCTGAACGCCAATGCCTGGATGAACCTGCGCATTCCCTATTGGGAAGGTCCGGTGCAACTTCATGGCAGCCACGACGGCACTGGCTATCTGGAAATGACCGGCTACTGA
- a CDS encoding UDP-glucose dehydrogenase family protein, with protein MDVSVFGTGYVGLIQAAAMADVGHRVLCIDIDPNKIRQLQQAVPPISEPGLSNLLEDNIKAGRLSFSSQASDAVNHGEVIFIAVGTPADEDGSADLSHVLAVTRQIADFMDSDRTLVIKSTVPVGTADKVAECARQALTRRGLKQLNVRVVSNPEFLKEGSALADCMRPDRIIIGTADPLARDQMSELYAPFCRNHEKLMFMDNRSAELTKYAANAMLATRISFMNELANLTERLGADIEAVRKGIGSDPRIGYHFIYPGCGFGGSCFPKDLRALLHTAEQSGMPLRLLRSVTDVNDSQRHILFEKLAKQFAEGLAGKSIAIWGLAFKPNTDDMREAPSRYLMEALWREGARVQAYDPEAMSECRRLYGYRKDLNLCATRDDTLEDADALVICTEWKNFRVVDFDLLANKLRARVIIDGRNLYNPEHPAAAGLLYRGIGLRHTVPGTPTAGPQA; from the coding sequence ATGGACGTGAGCGTATTTGGAACGGGGTATGTGGGGCTGATCCAGGCCGCCGCCATGGCGGATGTCGGACACCGCGTCTTATGCATCGACATCGACCCGAACAAAATCCGGCAACTGCAACAGGCGGTACCGCCCATCAGTGAGCCGGGCCTGTCCAATCTGCTCGAAGACAACATCAAGGCCGGACGCCTGTCGTTCAGTTCCCAGGCCAGCGACGCGGTCAACCATGGCGAAGTGATTTTCATCGCCGTCGGCACCCCCGCCGACGAAGACGGCTCGGCAGACCTGAGCCATGTATTGGCGGTCACCCGGCAGATCGCCGATTTCATGGACAGCGACCGCACCCTGGTCATCAAGTCCACGGTACCGGTGGGCACGGCCGACAAGGTCGCCGAGTGCGCCCGCCAGGCGTTGACGCGTCGGGGCCTGAAGCAGTTGAACGTGCGCGTGGTATCCAACCCCGAGTTTCTCAAGGAAGGCAGTGCCCTGGCCGACTGCATGCGCCCCGACCGGATCATCATCGGCACCGCCGACCCGCTGGCTCGCGACCAGATGAGCGAGCTTTACGCGCCCTTTTGCCGTAACCACGAAAAACTGATGTTCATGGACAACCGCAGCGCGGAGCTGACCAAGTACGCCGCCAATGCGATGCTCGCCACCCGTATCAGCTTCATGAACGAACTGGCCAACCTTACCGAACGGCTGGGCGCCGACATCGAAGCGGTGCGCAAAGGCATCGGCTCGGACCCGCGCATCGGTTATCACTTTATCTACCCCGGCTGCGGCTTCGGCGGCTCATGTTTCCCCAAGGATCTGCGCGCCCTGCTGCACACCGCCGAACAGAGCGGCATGCCGCTGCGCCTGCTGCGCAGCGTTACCGACGTCAACGACAGCCAGCGGCACATCCTTTTCGAAAAACTGGCCAAGCAGTTCGCCGAAGGCCTGGCCGGCAAGTCGATTGCCATCTGGGGCCTGGCGTTCAAGCCCAACACCGATGACATGCGCGAAGCCCCCAGTCGCTACCTGATGGAAGCGCTGTGGCGCGAAGGCGCCCGTGTCCAGGCCTACGACCCGGAAGCCATGTCCGAATGCCGCCGCCTCTACGGTTATCGCAAAGACCTGAACCTGTGCGCCACCCGCGACGACACCCTGGAAGACGCTGACGCGCTGGTGATCTGCACCGAGTGGAAGAACTTTCGCGTGGTGGATTTCGACCTGCTGGCCAACAAGCTGCGCGCCCGGGTGATCATCGATGGCCGCAACCTGTACAACCCCGAACATCCGGCCGCCGCCGGGCTGCTGTATCGCGGTATCGGGCTGCGGCACACCGTGCCCGGCACTCCGACCGCCGGGCCACAAGCGTGA
- a CDS encoding CpsD/CapB family tyrosine-protein kinase — protein MDGSTNILTIASPSETNLTSTVLDPSLRILLLTAANNGTGTSTSAMALAAQLAQMSNGRVLLVDASQSPHNLSQQLSLHKERGFSDLLFNSLAPPLLQDCVVQVSSLPFDVLPLGRLGRNADRLSPERLRPLFRQLAAQYRFVVIDSDAVYSAGDTLVLSTQVDGVVLVVRGEDTRWEVAQAARQRLAQAGAKVVGSVFNRRKYYMPKWLYNNL, from the coding sequence ATGGACGGTTCAACGAATATCCTGACCATCGCGAGCCCGAGCGAGACCAACCTGACCTCGACCGTGCTCGATCCTTCCCTGCGGATTCTGCTTCTGACGGCCGCCAACAACGGCACCGGAACCAGTACCAGCGCGATGGCGCTGGCCGCCCAACTGGCGCAGATGAGTAACGGCCGCGTGCTGCTGGTGGATGCCAGCCAGTCGCCCCACAACCTCAGCCAACAACTGTCACTGCACAAGGAGCGCGGCTTCAGCGACCTGCTGTTCAACAGCCTCGCCCCGCCCTTGCTGCAGGATTGCGTGGTGCAAGTGTCCAGCCTGCCCTTTGACGTGCTGCCCCTCGGCCGCCTGGGCCGCAACGCCGATCGCCTGAGCCCCGAGCGCCTGCGCCCGCTGTTCAGGCAACTGGCGGCCCAATACCGCTTTGTGGTGATCGACTCCGACGCGGTGTATTCGGCGGGTGACACGCTGGTGCTCAGCACCCAGGTAGACGGCGTGGTGCTGGTGGTACGCGGCGAGGACACCCGCTGGGAAGTGGCCCAGGCCGCCCGCCAGCGCCTGGCCCAGGCCGGCGCGAAAGTGGTGGGTAGCGTGTTCAACCGCCGCAAGTACTACATGCCCAAATGGCTCTACAACAACCTGTAA
- a CDS encoding sulfatase-like hydrolase/transferase, translating into MARYLKELLLVLYLLKGYGYYLERLDALGLGFATLLYGAMFALLVAALWLSACIRQTLVRHVFALAMFVSAVFFEVYTRVTDSYLTYSQFVSMVYSGGFIQEAAYQYRDVIISAAASGLLLLFGIGLKPRRSLSMPGYLPVVAPVLGVLLLSAVLFVRAGEGARGLPVMYTPLAYLNLFTYESLHNTIGPREPVSLGRPSAAIDHDIVLIIDESIGGNYLDINTPFGVHTGLKTPPDGVDIFNFGYAASIANCSADTNVTLRYGGTRADYIRINSTLPSIWQYASKAGLRTVYIDAQRTGGNLQNLMTDLEKRDIDVFVQFDQTSVRDRDMAAAAKLIELLGDDQAELIVINKVGAHFPVHDKYPDDFMNYRPALPRGQFQEVADTGRRDGFNGQKDDWLLYRNAYQNTLLWNVGEFFKRIFQQADLSNAVLIYTSDHGQDLHERGNPGLDTHCGGNPVAEEGLVPLVVIQGSQLQTLDWNAAWARNKDRSSHYNIFPTLLQLMGYDPAGIESAYGKSLAQPTDDDFTFNYRFNARLGAKPAWKHIDLGSIVTPPPGQAEMAVGH; encoded by the coding sequence ATGGCCCGATACCTCAAGGAACTGCTGCTGGTTCTCTATTTGCTCAAGGGCTACGGCTATTACTTGGAGCGGCTGGACGCGTTGGGCCTGGGGTTCGCGACTTTGCTGTATGGCGCGATGTTCGCGCTGTTGGTGGCGGCGCTGTGGCTGAGTGCCTGCATACGCCAGACGCTGGTCAGGCACGTGTTCGCCTTGGCGATGTTCGTCTCAGCGGTATTTTTCGAGGTCTATACCAGGGTCACCGACAGTTATCTGACCTACAGCCAGTTTGTTTCCATGGTGTACTCGGGGGGCTTTATCCAGGAGGCGGCTTATCAGTATCGCGACGTGATCATCAGCGCAGCGGCCAGCGGCTTGTTGCTGTTGTTCGGCATTGGGCTCAAGCCCAGGCGGTCGCTGTCGATGCCCGGTTACCTGCCGGTGGTCGCACCGGTGTTGGGGGTGTTGCTGCTCAGCGCGGTGTTATTCGTGCGAGCGGGCGAGGGGGCGCGAGGCCTGCCGGTGATGTACACGCCGTTGGCCTATTTGAATCTCTTCACCTACGAGTCCTTGCACAACACTATCGGCCCACGGGAACCAGTCAGCTTGGGGCGGCCATCGGCGGCGATCGACCACGATATTGTGCTGATCATCGACGAAAGCATTGGCGGAAACTATCTGGATATCAACACCCCGTTCGGCGTTCACACCGGCCTCAAGACGCCGCCGGACGGGGTGGATATCTTCAACTTCGGCTACGCGGCTTCTATCGCCAATTGCAGTGCCGACACCAACGTCACCCTGCGTTACGGCGGCACTCGCGCCGACTACATACGCATCAACAGCACGCTGCCGTCGATCTGGCAGTACGCCAGCAAAGCCGGTTTGCGCACCGTCTACATCGACGCCCAGCGCACCGGTGGCAATCTGCAGAACTTGATGACCGACCTGGAAAAAAGGGACATCGACGTGTTCGTCCAGTTCGACCAGACCAGCGTGCGCGACCGCGACATGGCGGCCGCGGCGAAATTGATCGAACTGCTGGGCGATGACCAGGCCGAACTGATCGTAATCAATAAGGTAGGGGCGCATTTCCCGGTGCACGACAAATACCCCGACGACTTCATGAACTACCGTCCGGCGTTGCCCCGTGGGCAATTCCAAGAAGTGGCTGACACCGGCAGGCGTGATGGATTCAATGGTCAGAAAGATGACTGGTTGCTGTACCGCAATGCCTACCAGAACACCTTGCTGTGGAACGTCGGCGAGTTCTTCAAGCGCATTTTCCAGCAGGCTGATTTGAGCAACGCGGTGTTGATCTATACCTCTGATCACGGCCAGGACCTGCATGAACGTGGCAACCCGGGCCTCGACACTCACTGCGGCGGCAACCCGGTGGCGGAGGAGGGGTTGGTGCCGCTGGTGGTGATCCAGGGCAGCCAGTTGCAAACCCTTGATTGGAACGCTGCCTGGGCGCGCAACAAAGACCGCTCGAGCCACTACAACATCTTCCCGACCTTGCTGCAGCTGATGGGCTACGACCCCGCCGGAATCGAATCGGCCTATGGAAAATCCCTGGCCCAACCCACCGATGACGACTTCACCTTCAATTACCGCTTCAACGCCCGACTGGGGGCGAAACCGGCCTGGAAGCACATCGACCTGGGCAGCATCGTGACACCGCCTCCTGGCCAGGCTGAAATGGCGGTGGGGCATTGA
- a CDS encoding NAD-dependent epimerase has translation MNILVTGAAGFIGAHCVLRLLRDGYRVCGLDNFNDYYDPQLKHDRVAWVKDQAGDFPLARIDLADASAVDELFQTRRPDVVIHLAAQAGVRYSLENPQAYIDSNLTGFLNILESCRRHPVKHLIYASSSSVYGANQRTPYAVRDNVDHPLSLYAASKKANELMAHSYSHLFGIPCTGLRFFTVYGPWGRPDMSPIQFARAIAEGRALQLFNHGEHQRDFTYIDDIVESIARLIGQPPHITPLWDGEQPDPATSRAPWRIYNIGGQHPVELRAYVALLEKHLGRTARIELLPLQAGDVLNTCADASDLARATGFQPGIDLDEGLGRFVQWFVDYYSLPARPPLAAERLRPNLNGGVYDPT, from the coding sequence GTGAATATCCTGGTGACCGGCGCGGCCGGTTTCATCGGCGCCCACTGTGTGCTGCGGCTGCTGCGCGACGGCTATCGAGTGTGCGGCCTGGATAATTTCAACGACTACTACGACCCACAGCTCAAGCATGATCGCGTGGCCTGGGTGAAGGATCAGGCAGGCGATTTCCCCCTGGCCCGAATCGACCTGGCCGACGCATCGGCGGTCGACGAACTGTTCCAGACCCGTCGCCCGGACGTGGTGATTCATCTCGCCGCCCAAGCCGGGGTGCGCTACTCCCTGGAGAATCCGCAGGCTTATATCGACAGCAACCTCACCGGTTTCCTGAACATCCTGGAAAGCTGCCGGCGCCATCCCGTCAAGCATCTGATCTACGCCTCCTCCAGCTCCGTATACGGCGCCAACCAGCGCACGCCCTATGCCGTGCGGGACAACGTCGATCACCCATTGTCGCTGTACGCGGCCAGCAAGAAAGCCAATGAATTGATGGCCCACAGCTACAGCCACCTGTTCGGCATCCCTTGCACCGGCCTGCGGTTCTTCACGGTGTATGGCCCGTGGGGCCGGCCGGACATGTCGCCGATCCAGTTTGCCCGGGCCATCGCCGAAGGGCGCGCGTTGCAGCTGTTCAACCATGGCGAGCATCAACGCGATTTCACCTACATCGACGACATCGTCGAAAGCATCGCCCGGCTGATCGGCCAGCCGCCGCACATCACGCCACTGTGGGATGGGGAACAACCTGACCCGGCCACCAGTCGCGCGCCCTGGCGGATCTACAACATCGGAGGTCAGCATCCGGTGGAACTGCGCGCCTATGTGGCGCTGCTGGAAAAACACCTGGGCCGGACGGCCCGCATCGAGCTGCTGCCGCTGCAAGCGGGGGATGTGCTCAACACCTGCGCCGACGCCAGCGACCTGGCACGCGCCACCGGTTTCCAACCCGGCATCGACCTCGACGAAGGCCTGGGCCGCTTCGTCCAATGGTTCGTCGACTACTACTCACTGCCTGCCCGCCCACCGCTCGCGGCTGAACGCCTGCGGCCAAACCTCAACGGAGGCGTCTATGACCCGACATGA
- a CDS encoding Hcp family type VI secretion system effector, with amino-acid sequence MATPAYMSIVGTKQGEITAGAFTADSVGNTYQEGHTDQIMVQGFQHQVSIPRDPQSGQPTGQRVHSPLVVTKVFDKASPLLLQAMTEGEVLVIVEIKWYRTSAAGIQEHYYTTTLEDAIIVEIKDYMHNCQDPANSHFTHLQDVHFSFRKIRWDHVACSTMGADDWRVPAAG; translated from the coding sequence TTGGCTACCCCAGCGTATATGTCCATCGTAGGCACCAAACAAGGCGAGATCACTGCAGGCGCGTTTACCGCCGATTCGGTGGGCAACACTTACCAGGAAGGTCACACAGACCAGATCATGGTGCAGGGCTTCCAGCACCAGGTATCCATTCCGCGCGACCCACAGTCCGGACAGCCAACCGGCCAACGTGTACACAGCCCCTTGGTCGTCACGAAGGTGTTCGACAAGGCCTCGCCGCTGCTGCTGCAAGCGATGACCGAAGGCGAAGTACTGGTCATCGTTGAAATCAAGTGGTACCGCACTTCGGCCGCCGGCATCCAGGAGCACTACTACACCACCACGCTGGAGGACGCGATCATCGTCGAGATCAAGGACTACATGCATAACTGCCAAGACCCGGCGAATTCGCATTTCACTCATCTGCAAGATGTACATTTCTCGTTTCGCAAGATCAGGTGGGATCACGTCGCGTGCAGCACCATGGGTGCCGACGACTGGCGTGTACCTGCCGCCGGCTAA